The following is a genomic window from Mycobacterium parmense.
ACGGCCACGAGGTCGAGGTGGCGATGCAATGGAACGGCGGCTACTCCGAGTCGGTACACACCTTCGCCAACACCATCAACACCCACGAGGGCGGAACCCACGAAGAAGGTTTCCGCAGCGCTCTGACCACCGTGGTCAACAAGTACGCCAAAGACAAGAAGCTGCTCAAGGACAAGGACCCCAACCTCACCGGCGACGACATCCGGGAAGGCTTGGCCGCAGTCATCTCCGTCAAGGTTTCCCAGCCCCAGTTCGAGGGTCAGACGAAGACCAAGCTGGGCAACACCGAAGTCAAGTCGTTCGTCCAGAAGGTGTGCAACGAGCAGCTGACCCACTGGTTCGAGGCCAACCCCGCGGATGCGAAAGTCGTGGTCAACAAGGCGGTTTCGTCGGCGCAGGCGCGTATCGCGGCGCGTAAAGCACGAGAGCTGGTGCGGCGCAAGAGCGCGACCGACCTCGGCGGATTGCCGGGCAAGCTCGCCGACTGCCGTTCGACCGACCCCCGCAAGTCGGAACTCTATGTGGTGGAGGGAGATTCAGCCGGCGGTTCGGCCAAGAGTGGCCGCGACTCGATGTTCCAGGCGATCCTCCCGCTGCGCGGCAAGATCATCAACGTGGAGAAGGCGCGCATCGACCGGGTACTGAAGAACACCGAAGTGCAGGCCATCATCACCGCTCTGGGCACCGGGATTCACGACGAATTCGACATCACCAAGCTGCGCTATCACAAGATCGTCCTGATGGCCGACGCCGACGTCGACGGCCAGCACATCTCGACACTGCTGCTGACGCTGCTGTTCCGATTCATGCGGCCGCTGATCGAGCACGGCCACGTGTTCCTGGCGCAACCTCCTCTGTACAAGCTGAAGTGGCAGCGCAGCGACCCGGAGTTCGCCTACTCCGACCGCGAGCGAGACGGCCTGCTCGATGCCGGCCTCAAGGCGGGCAAGAAGATCAACAAGGAAGACGGGATCCAGCGTTACAAGGGTCTGGGTGAAATGGACGCAAAGGAGTTGTGGGAGACCACGATGGACCCGTCGGTGCGGGTGCTGCGCCAAGTCACCCTGGACGACGCGGCGTCCGCCGACGAGCTCTTCTCGATCCTGATGGGCGAGGACGTCGATGCCCGCCGCAGCTTCATCACCCGCAATGCCAAGGACGTTCGCTTCCTGGACGTCTGAGTAATCAGATGCGCGTAGCCCCACGCAAACGAGGAATACATGACTGACACCACGCTGCCTCCGGGCGACGAAGCCGGCGACCGCATCGAACCGGTCGACATTCAGCAGGAGATGCAGCGCAGCTACATCGACTATGCGATGAGCGTGATCGTGGGCCGCGCGCTGCCGGAGGTGCGCGACGGCCTCAAGCCGGTGCACCGCCGCGTGCTGTATGCGATGTACGACTCGGGTTTCCGGCCCGACCGCAGCCACGCCAAGTCGGCGCGGTCGGTCGCCGAGACGATGGGCAACTACCATCCGCACGGCGACGCGTCGATCTACGACACCCTGGTGCGCATGGCGCAGCCCTGGTCGTTGCGCTACCCGCTGGTCGATGGGCAGGGCAACTTCGGATCGCCGGGCAACGACCCGCCGGCGGCGATGAGGTACACCGAGGCGCGGCTGACGCCGCTGGCCATGGAGATGCTTCGTGAGATCGACGAGGAGACAGTCGATTTCATCCCGAACTACGACGGCCGGGTGCAAGAACCCACCGTGCTGCCCAGCAGGTTCCCCAACCTGCTGGCCAACGGATCCGGTGGCATCGCCGTCGGGATGGCCACCAACATCCCGCCGCACAACCTGCGTGAGCTGGCCGAGGCCGTCTACTGGTGCCTGGACAATTACGAGGCCGACGAGGAGGCCACCCTCACCGCGGTCTGTGAGCGGGTCAAGGGCCCGGATTTCCCCACCCACGGGCTGATCGTCGGGTCCCAGGGCATCCACGATGCGTACACCACCGGTCGCGGTTCCATCCGGATGCGCGGAGTCGTTGAGGTGGAAGAGGATTCACGCGGCCGCACGTCGCTGGTCATCACCGAGCTGCCCTACCAGGTGAACCACGACAACTTCATCACGTCGATCGCCGAGCAGGTCCGCGACGGCAGGCTCGCCGGCATCTCCAACATCGAGGACCAGAGCAGCGACCGGGTCGGCCTGCGCATCGTCGTCGAGATCAAGCGCGACGCCGTGGCCAAGGTGGTGCTCAACAACCTCTACAAGCACACTCAGCTGCAGACGAGCTTCGGCGCGAACATGTTGTCGATCGTCGACGGGGTGCCCCGCACGCTGCGCCTCGACCAGATGATCCGCCACTACGTTGCCCACCAGCTCGACGTGATCATCCGGCGCACGACGTACCGGCTGCGCAAGGCCAACGAACGTGCCCACATTTTGCGCGGTCTGGTCAAAGCCCTTGACGCCCTTGACGAAGTGATCGCGCTCATCCGCGCGTCGGAGACCGTCGACATCGCCCGCACCGGCCTGATCGAGCTGCTCGACATCGACGAGATCCAGGCCCAGGCGATCCTCGACATGCAGCTGCGGCGCCTGGCCGCGCTGGAGCGCCAGCGCATCGTCGACGACCTGGCCAAGATCGAGGCCGAGATCGCGGACCTGGAAGACATTCTCGCCAAACCCGAACGGCAGCGCGGCATCGTGCGCGACGAGCTCTCCGAGATCGCCGACAAGCACGGCGACGACCGTCGCACCCGGATCATCGCCGCCGACGGAGACGTCAGCGACGAGGACCTGATCGCCCGCGAGGACGTCGTCGTCACCATCACCGAGACCGGCTACGCGAAGCGGACCAAGACCGACCTGTACCGCAGCCAGAAGCGCGGCGGCAAGGGCGTGCAGGGCGCCGGGCTCAAGCAGGACGACATCGTGCGGCACTTCTTCGTGTGCTCGACGCACGACTGGATCCTGTTCTTCACCACACAGGGCCGCGTCTACCGCGCGAAGGCTTACGAACTGCCCGAGGCGGCCCGCACCGCGCGCGGCCAGCACGTCGCCAACCTGCTGGCGTTCCAGCCCGAGGAGCGGATCGCCCAGGTCATCCAGATCCGCAGCTACGAAGACGCCCAGTATCTGGTGCTGGCGACCCGCAACGGTCTGGTCAAGAAGACGAAGCTGACGGACTTCGACTCCAACCGCTCAGGCGGGATCGTGGCCATCAACCTGCGCGACAGCGACGAACTGGTCGGCGCGGTGTTGTGCTCCTCCGAAGAAGACCTGCTGCTGGTCTCGGCCAATGGTCAGTCGATCCGGTTCTCGGCGACGGACGAGGCGCTGCGGCCGATGGGACGGGCGACCTCGGGCGTGCAGGGCATGCGGTTCAACACCGACGACTACCTGCTGTCGCTGAATGTGGTCCGCGAGGGCATGTACCTGTTGGTCGCCACGTCCGGTGGCTACGCCAAGCGCACGGCCATCGAGGAGTACCCGGTTCAGGGCCGCGGCGGCAAGGGAGTGCTGACCGTCATGTACGACCGCCGGCGCGGCAAGCTGGTGGGCGCGTTGATCGTCGACGACGACAGCGAGCTGTACGCGATCACCTCCGGCGGTGGCGTCATCCGCACCGCGGCGCGCCAGGTGCGCAAAGCGGGACGTCAGACCAAGGGCGTTCGGCTGATGAACCTGGGCGAGGGCGACACGCTGTTGGCCATTGCCCGCAACGCCGAGGCAAGCGCCGATGACGTCGTCGGCGAGGAGGACGGTGCCCCGGAGGGGGACGGCTAACCCTGCCACGATGAGGGCGACCGGCGGCCACCGGATGGCCGGACCATTAGACTCGGCCCGATCGGACACAATGCGACTGCCACCGCCTCGGCGGCCATCGTCAAAGAGCTAAGGAGTCGGGGTGACCTCACCGAACGAGCCGGGCGCCCCCAATAAGGGCGAGAGCCCCAACGGGGACGCTTCGGCCGACCGCGCCGGTGCGCACCGCGCGACGCCGGCGCCGGGTGGCCGGATCCAGGAGGCTGCGGATTCACCGCCGTGGCAGCGCGGCGCCGCCTGGGGCGCGCCGGCCGGACCTCGCCAGACCGATCCGCCGACCGAGGCGCGGCCGCCGGGCCCGTCGAGCGGGGTGGAGGCCCGCCTGAACCGGTTCATCGCCGGCTCCGGCGGCGCCGGGGGTGCTCCCGGTTCGGCCAAGAACCCGACGCACGACTTCGAGGCGCCGCCGGCGAGAGGCGAGGCGGCGGCGGAGGCCTACGCCAGCGAACTGCCCGACCTGTCCGGACCCCTTCCGCGCCCCGCGCCGCGCAAACCGGCCCCCGAGGCGCAGGGCTCGTCGGGACCGGGCCGTCCGGCGGTGACCGAGGGAAGAGAGCCGCGCGAGAACCGCGTCCAGGTGTCGCGGCGCACCCGCGGTCCCGTGCGCGCCAGCATGCAGATCCGCCGGATCGATCCGTGGAGCACTTTGAAGGTGTCGCTGATGCTGTCGGTGGCGCTGTTCTTCGTCTGGATGATCGCGGTGGCGTTCCTGTATCTGGTCCTGGGCGGCATGGGCGTGTGGGCGAAGCTGAACAGCAACGTGGGCGACCTGCTGAACAACACCAGCGGCAGCAGCGCCGAACTGGTGTCCAGCGGCACGATCTTCGGCGGGGCGGTCCTGATCGGGTTGGTCAACATCGTGCTGTTGACCGCGATGGCCACCGTCGCCGCCTTCGTCTACAACTTGACGACCGACCTGATCGGCGGCGTCGAGGTGACGCTCGCGGACCGCGACTAGCGTCATGCAGCGTTTTTGGGGATGAGGCGGCGATTGCGGTAATCTCGTCGCTCGGCCGTACGCGAGTACGGGCCTATAGCTCAGGCGGTTAGAGCGCTTCGCTGATAACGAAGAGGTCGGAGGTTCGAGTCCTCCTAGGCCCACAACCATGTGCCCGTCAAGACGTTGTGTGAGACTTGCATTGCCGCTGGCACTCGTCGCCGTGGTCGCGGCGGCGACGCGGTCGCGACGTGGAGTCGAGGTCTGGCACGTGGCGGTGGATGACACAGGCGGCCAGCCACCCAGTCACGATGAGGGGCCTTAGCTCAGTTGGTAGAGCACCGCCTTTGCAAGGCGGGTGTCAGGGGTTCGATTCCCCTAGGCTCCACAGATTTCCGGTGACCAGCGCCGGCCGGGCGTGCCCGCCGCTAGCGTGGACGAGTGCCCGACGAGCAGACACGTGGTCGTTCGGCGACTACCGCGGGGCGCCGAGCCGGCCGGGACGCTGACCGCCATGCGGGTCACCCCCGTCACCGCCAACCTGCGCACCGCCGACATCGAGTCGGCGAAGGGGTTCTATACCGACTACCTCGGCCTGCGCGACGAGGAATTCAACATGGGCTGGGTCGCGCGCTACAGCACCCCCAGGCACGAGGCGAGCGTCCAGCTCGTCACGCGTGACGCGTCCGCCCGCGAAGACCCGGTGATCTCCGTGCACACCGATGACGTCGAAGGCGCCTACGCGGAGGCACGGGAGCGAGGCTACGAGATCATGCATCCGCTCACGACCGAACCGTGGGGGGTACGGCGCTTCTTCGTCCGCGCGCCGGGCGGCCACGTGATCAACGTTGTCGGACATCAGGATTGAGCGGGACGTCCCCGGCCCTCGTCAGGGCCGCGGTTGCACGTCCACGCTGGGCGGCCGCGGGGACGGCTCCTGGCGGTCGGGGCGGGTCGAGCGCCGGACGACGCTGAACGCGGCGCCGCCTGCGGCGAGGACCACGAGGGCCGCTCCGGCGAGGACCCAGGGACGTGGGCGCTTACCCCGGCGCTGGGCCCGGCGCGCGTCCTGCAGCGCCTGAGGCAGATTGGAGACCACTTCCTGAGCGGCGGCGAGCTCCTGGGCGACCGTCTCCTGCGCGGCCGCGACCTCGCGAGCCAGGCGGCCTTGCCGGTATCGGCGCCGCAGCTGCGACCCGGCCGACTGCGCGGAGTTGGCTCCCAGGCCGATCAACCCCCAGGTGACGTCGACCGGCCCGGCCGCCGTGTGGGCCAGGCCCCGGGCCAGTCGCTCCCGCGGGCTCAGGCCGGATTTTGTCTTCGCGCTCATCTGCCACCTCTTTGTGCAATCGAACCT
Proteins encoded in this region:
- the gyrB gene encoding DNA topoisomerase (ATP-hydrolyzing) subunit B, giving the protein MPNVAAKNQYGADSIKVLEGLEAVRKRPGMYIGSTGERGLHHLVWEVVDNSVDEAMAGFASKVTVRLLDDGGVEVTDDGRGIPVEMHATGVPTVDVVMTVLHAGGKFEEGAYQVSGGLHGVGVSVVNALSSRLEADIRRDGYEWSQVYTNSVPGVLKQGEKTKKTGTTIRFWADPKIFETTDYDFETVARRLQEMAFLNKGLTIELTDERVTKEEVVDEVVSDTAEAPKSAEEKAAESVSAQKVKHRTFHYPGGLVDFVKHINRTKSPIQQSIIGFDGKGDGHEVEVAMQWNGGYSESVHTFANTINTHEGGTHEEGFRSALTTVVNKYAKDKKLLKDKDPNLTGDDIREGLAAVISVKVSQPQFEGQTKTKLGNTEVKSFVQKVCNEQLTHWFEANPADAKVVVNKAVSSAQARIAARKARELVRRKSATDLGGLPGKLADCRSTDPRKSELYVVEGDSAGGSAKSGRDSMFQAILPLRGKIINVEKARIDRVLKNTEVQAIITALGTGIHDEFDITKLRYHKIVLMADADVDGQHISTLLLTLLFRFMRPLIEHGHVFLAQPPLYKLKWQRSDPEFAYSDRERDGLLDAGLKAGKKINKEDGIQRYKGLGEMDAKELWETTMDPSVRVLRQVTLDDAASADELFSILMGEDVDARRSFITRNAKDVRFLDV
- the gyrA gene encoding DNA gyrase subunit A, whose product is MTDTTLPPGDEAGDRIEPVDIQQEMQRSYIDYAMSVIVGRALPEVRDGLKPVHRRVLYAMYDSGFRPDRSHAKSARSVAETMGNYHPHGDASIYDTLVRMAQPWSLRYPLVDGQGNFGSPGNDPPAAMRYTEARLTPLAMEMLREIDEETVDFIPNYDGRVQEPTVLPSRFPNLLANGSGGIAVGMATNIPPHNLRELAEAVYWCLDNYEADEEATLTAVCERVKGPDFPTHGLIVGSQGIHDAYTTGRGSIRMRGVVEVEEDSRGRTSLVITELPYQVNHDNFITSIAEQVRDGRLAGISNIEDQSSDRVGLRIVVEIKRDAVAKVVLNNLYKHTQLQTSFGANMLSIVDGVPRTLRLDQMIRHYVAHQLDVIIRRTTYRLRKANERAHILRGLVKALDALDEVIALIRASETVDIARTGLIELLDIDEIQAQAILDMQLRRLAALERQRIVDDLAKIEAEIADLEDILAKPERQRGIVRDELSEIADKHGDDRRTRIIAADGDVSDEDLIAREDVVVTITETGYAKRTKTDLYRSQKRGGKGVQGAGLKQDDIVRHFFVCSTHDWILFFTTQGRVYRAKAYELPEAARTARGQHVANLLAFQPEERIAQVIQIRSYEDAQYLVLATRNGLVKKTKLTDFDSNRSGGIVAINLRDSDELVGAVLCSSEEDLLLVSANGQSIRFSATDEALRPMGRATSGVQGMRFNTDDYLLSLNVVREGMYLLVATSGGYAKRTAIEEYPVQGRGGKGVLTVMYDRRRGKLVGALIVDDDSELYAITSGGGVIRTAARQVRKAGRQTKGVRLMNLGEGDTLLAIARNAEASADDVVGEEDGAPEGDG
- a CDS encoding DUF3566 domain-containing protein, which encodes MTSPNEPGAPNKGESPNGDASADRAGAHRATPAPGGRIQEAADSPPWQRGAAWGAPAGPRQTDPPTEARPPGPSSGVEARLNRFIAGSGGAGGAPGSAKNPTHDFEAPPARGEAAAEAYASELPDLSGPLPRPAPRKPAPEAQGSSGPGRPAVTEGREPRENRVQVSRRTRGPVRASMQIRRIDPWSTLKVSLMLSVALFFVWMIAVAFLYLVLGGMGVWAKLNSNVGDLLNNTSGSSAELVSSGTIFGGAVLIGLVNIVLLTAMATVAAFVYNLTTDLIGGVEVTLADRD
- a CDS encoding VOC family protein; its protein translation is MRVTPVTANLRTADIESAKGFYTDYLGLRDEEFNMGWVARYSTPRHEASVQLVTRDASAREDPVISVHTDDVEGAYAEARERGYEIMHPLTTEPWGVRRFFVRAPGGHVINVVGHQD
- the cwsA gene encoding cell wall synthesis protein CwsA; protein product: MSAKTKSGLSPRERLARGLAHTAAGPVDVTWGLIGLGANSAQSAGSQLRRRYRQGRLAREVAAAQETVAQELAAAQEVVSNLPQALQDARRAQRRGKRPRPWVLAGAALVVLAAGGAAFSVVRRSTRPDRQEPSPRPPSVDVQPRP